From Brassica oleracea var. oleracea cultivar TO1000 chromosome C3, BOL, whole genome shotgun sequence, a single genomic window includes:
- the LOC106331072 gene encoding uncharacterized protein LOC106331072: MAACSGKMGGEAACRLSPIYICVGSDEEYSDQLLHKESTICPGGSFAGEVIEVAFDPEKPQVKEYIRVYVKFNVSKPLRRAKKVTIPGGEEVNILYDYQRIQKRCYTCQRLTHEQPQCPFFKKLRLDPLSGKPKIAKEVLEGMIMYLMVADAPEKIARIERIRKSLRDLENDPIGQKTMLRLEPLPTVTNDLDKGKGIVFNFEQKKEVAYKPEKLMASAISAVVRVLQSGKLVTALPDLNEYSGSTQSGLLMEGSTGYSASFFETNAFGTTLKKPKSRRRPGTYTRKASGKRALGGDSAKGKKIGEGVITDLKRKADDDVEPSQSSTRFKKPLVVPNEGPSNI; encoded by the exons ATGGCCGCTTGTTCTGGAAAGATGGGTGGAGAAGCCGCCTGTAGATTATCTCCAATATATATATGTGTGGGTTCAGATGAGGAATATTCTGATCAATTACTACACAAAGAAAGCACTATTTGTCCTGGGGGAAGTTTTGCTGGAGAAGTGATTGAAGTTGCTTTTGATCCAGAAAAGCCACAGGTTAAAGAGTACATAAGGGTTTATGTAAAGTTTAATGTGTCTAAACCTCTGAGAAGGGCGAAAAAAGTTACGATTCCAGGAGGAGAAGAGGTGAACATCTTATATGACTATCAAAGAATTCAGAAAAGATGTTATACTTGTCAGCGTCTTACTCACGAGCAACCTCAATGCCCTTTCTTCAAGAAG TTAAGATTGGATCCTTTGTCCGGAAAACCAAAGATAGCGAAAGAAGTTCTGGAAGGGATGATAATGTATCTGATGGTAGCTGATGCACCCGAAAAGATAGCTAGGATCGAAAGGATAAGGAAATCTTTGAGAGACCTTGAGAATGATCCTATTGGTCAAAAAACCATGCTCAGATTGGAACCTTTGCCTACTGTGACAAATGATCTTGATAAAGGTAAAGGAATCGTCTTCAACTTTGAGCAGAAAAAGGAAGTAGCTTATAAACCTGAGAAGTTAATGGCAAGTGCAATCTCTGCGGTTGTCAGAGTCCTACAATCTGGGAAGTTGGTTACAGCTCTGCCAGACCTGAATGAGTATTCTGGTAGTACCCAATCTGGTTTGCTGATGGAGGGTTCAACGGGTTATAGTGCTAGTTTCTTTGAGACTAATGCTTTCGGGACTACTCTAAAGAAACCTAAATCCAGAAGAAGGCCGGGAACTTACACAAGAAAAGCAAGTGGAAAACGTGCTCTCGGAGGAGATTCGGCTAAGGGGAAGAAGATAGGGGAAGGTGTGATCACAGATTTAAAAAGGAAGGCAGATGATGATGTTGAGCCATCTCAAAGCTCTACAAGGTTTAAGAAACCATTGGTAGTCCCAAATGAGGGACCGTCCAATATCTAA
- the LOC106332217 gene encoding uncharacterized protein LOC106332217: MSPATEHNGSFLSRLSFRRNQIVSMDVNHEQQLQELEYFKNHVSERFSEFISPSPPSDPILSIPWLRNLLHVFISCETEFKEVLPTMAQISKTPSLEKVLSEMLDRILKSLDICNAVVNGIESVKQSRRLAEIAVTALKQRPLCSGSVRRAKRALTSLLVSLNADVKDRSSGGGSSRRRTTSRSWSFGQRSSNVSKNWSAAKQIQAMVANLVLPRGAEAMPVYIMSSVMVLVMWVLVAAVPCQTSSVPVAPLQLPKHQSWASNAVNVQERVGEEVKGKEKRGGGLMEEMHRMEGVGLSLMEFTERFRFPGEEEEEVEEKVDEMDEICRRMEVELEDLQRQVRAVFQRLVRIRHEIVSVLDLNL, translated from the coding sequence ATGTCGCCGGCAACAGAACATAACGGCTCGTTCCTCAGCCGACTCAGCTTCCGCCGCAACCAGATCGTCTCAATGGACGTCAACCACGAGCAACAGCTCCAAGAACTCGAGTATTTCAAGAACCACGTCTCCGAGCGTTTCTCGGAGTTCATCTCTCCATCGCCGCCGTCGGATCCAATTCTCTCGATCCCCTGGCTACGGAACCTCCTCCACGTTTTCATCTCCTGCGAAACGGAGTTCAAAGAAGTCCTCCCGACCATGGCTCAGATCTCGAAAACGCCGTCGCTGGAGAAGGTTTTGTCGGAAATGCTCGATCGGATCTTAAAGTCGCTCGATATCTGTAACGCCGTCGTTAACGGCATCGAATCCGTTAAACAGAGCCGGCGTCTTGCGGAGATAGCCGTAACGGCGCTTAAACAACGGCCGTTATGTAGCGGGAGCGTTCGCAGAGCTAAACGCGCGTTAACAAGCCTCCTCGTTAGCTTAAACGCCGATGTGAAAGATAGGAGCAGTGGTGGTGGAAGTAGTAGACGGAGGACAACCTCGCGGTCGTGGTCGTTTGGACAGCGGAGCAGCAACGTCAGCAAGAATTGGTCTGCAGCCAAGCAGATTCAAGCGATGGTGGCTAATCTTGTGCTCCCACGTGGAGCAGAAGCGATGCCGGTTTACATAATGAGCAGTGTTATGGTTTTGGTGATGTGGGTGCTTGTTGCTGCGGTTCCTTGCCAGACAAGCAGCGTTCCTGTGGCGCCGTTGCAGCTTCCTAAGCATCAGAGCTGGGCTAGCAATGCTGTGAATGTTCAGGAGAGGGTTGGTGAAGAGGTGAAAGGGAAGGAGAAGCGTGGGGGTGGGTTGATGGAGGAGATGCATAGGATGGAGGGTGTTGGGTTGTCTTTGATGGAGTTCACGGAGAGGTTCAGGTTTCCGGGAGAGGAAGAGGAAGAGGTTGAGGAGAAGGTTGATGAGATGGATGAGATTTGTCGGAGAATGGAAGTGGAATTGGAGGATTTGCAGAGACAAGTGAGGGCAGTGTTCCAAAGATTGGTGAGAATCAGACATGAGATTGTTTCTGTGCTTGATCTAAATCTGTAA
- the LOC106331073 gene encoding uncharacterized protein LOC106331073 yields the protein MTRRMEGAPKSNGEGDSSADEEQLANRRRIEVIFSQQTLSSDDENDDTPILEDLMDVLKRKFETENSNTSTHNDLRTTLNARKSRRISPGDPDPKERSNGDLRDKLNAGACDLRIRLNRSKPIDLRRRLEQTKMSSNDTSSPKNDSSVPTDLRAYLDSKQDYRRQVVTLQRWPTRPPNHPPITFSPDDAEGVHVPHNDPLLVVLGIGEYDVTKVLFDTGSSVDLIFRGTLQKMGVDLDDIKPTSRTLTGFNRSSETILGTIRLSVCACGVTRTVKFTVVSTEAPYHAILGTPWIHSMQAIPSTYHQCVKLPGTDGKIKTLRGDQKAARELLVATVKLQRSSLSVNYVSPPTYKACYQEGEVLELPIYDTDPSQTARIGAHLSEDMQRSVLNFLKANKRRKLSPDRSTAVNEEVDRLPGAGSIAEVRYPEWFANPVVIKKKNGKWRVCVDFTDLNKASPKDSYPLPNIDRLVESTAGNEMLTFMDALSGYNQIMMHPDDHEKTTFITDRGTYCYKDEKCEEAFTQLKHYLTTPPVLAKPDISDVLSLYVAVSQAAVSSVLIKEDRGEQKPIFYTSRRMTGPETRYLTLEKMALVVVEAARKLRPYFQSHSVGVLTDQPLRTILQNTNRSGRLTKWAIELCELDITYKNRTAAKSQVLADFVIELAPELEQDVTLPNPNWTLHVDGSSTNRGAGA from the exons ATGACGAGGAGGATGGAGGGCGCTCCGAAGAGTAACGGTGAGGGAGACTCCTCGGCCGACGAAGAGCAATTAGCTAACCGCAGACGCATTGAGGTCATATTTTCTCAGCAAACCTTGTCGTCGGACGATGAGAACGATGACACACCTATACTCGAAGATTTGATGGATGTTTTGAAACGAAAGTTTGAAACCGAAAATAGCAACACCTCTACGCACAATGATCTCCGAACAACGTTGAATGCACGGAAGTCCCGGCGTATCTCACCAGGTGACCCCGATCCCAAAGAACGATCAAACGGCGACCTTCGAGATAAACTCAACGCAGGAGCATGCGATCTTCGAATCCGCCTCAATCGTTCGAAGCCCATTGACCTCCGAAGGCGTTTGGAGCAAACTAAGATGTCAAGCAACGACACGTCGTCACCAAAAAATGACAGCAGTGTACCAACCGATTTACGCGCCTACTTAGACTCCAAGCAG GATTACCGTCGACAGGTCGTGACTTTGCAGAGGTGGCCGACTAGGCCGCCAAATCACCCTCCGATAACTTTTTCGCCGGATGATGCTGAGGGGGTTCACGTACCCCACAACGACCCTCTTCTTGTAGTCCTTGGAATTGGGGAGTACGACGTCACCAAGGTCCTCTTCGATACAGGAAGCTCCGTCGACCTCATCTTCCGAGGAACTCTACAGAAGATGGGAGTCGATCTCGACGACATAAAACCAACCTCCAGAACATTAACCGGCTTCAACAGATCCTCTGAAACAATACTGGGAACAATCCGCCTTTCAGTATGCGCATGTGGAGTCACTCGGACTGTCAAGTTTACCGTTGTAAGCACGGAGGCCCCTTACCACGCTATACTTGGAACCCCCTGGATACACTCAATGCAGGCCATTCCATCTACTTATCACCAGTGTGTCAAGCTCCCCGGTACGGACGGAAAAATCAAAACACTGCGAGGAGATCAAAAAGCCGCTAGGGAACTCCTAGTCGCCACAGTTAAACTCCAACGATCGTCTTTATCGGTTAACTACGTTTCTCCTCCAACCTATAAAGCCTGCTACCAGGAAGGCGAAGTTCTCGAGTTACCTATTTACGATACCGATCCAAGCCAGACCGCAAGGATTGGGGCGCATCTGTCTGAAGATATGCAGCGGTCAGTTCTCAACTTTCTCAAGGCGAAT AAGCGACGCAAGCTCAGTCCCGATAGGTCAACGGCTGTAAACGAAGAGGTCGACCGGTTGCCCGGTGCTGGCTCAATTGCTGAGGTCCGCTACCCTGAGTGGTTCGCGAATCCAGTTGTCATCAAAAAGAAGAACGGGAAGTGGCGCGTCTGCGTCGACTTCACAGACTTAAATAAAGCCAGCCCAAAGGACAGCTATCCTCTTCCCAACATCGACCGTTTAGTCGAGTCCACGGCTGGAAACGAGATGCTCACCTTCATGGACGCTTTATCTGGGTACAACCAAATCATGATGCACCCCGACGATCACGAAAAAACGACATTTATCACGGATAGAGGAACCTACTGCTATAAG GATGAGAAATGCGAGGAGGCATTTACTCAACTCAAGCATTATCTGACAACACCACCTGTTCTCGCCAAGCCAGATATCAGCGACGTTCTATCTCTTTACGTCGCAGTGTCACAAGCAGCAGTCAGCAGCGTTCTAATAAAAGAGGACCGTGGTGAGCAAAAGCCAATCTTCTATACAAGCAGGCGTATGACCGGACCAGAAACGCGATACCTAACTCTAGAGAAGATGGCACTGGTGGTCGTCGAAGCGGCGAGAAAGCTTCGCCCTTACTTTCAGTCACATTCGGTGGGAGTATTAACCGACCAGCCCCTCCGAACAATACTTCAAAATACAAACAGGTCTGGAAGACTAACGAAGTGGGCTATCGAACTCTGTGAGCTTGATATCACTTACAAGAACAGAACCGCAGCAAAATCTCAGGTTCTTGCAGACTTCGTAATCGAATTGGCCCCGGAGTTGGAGCAAGATGTCACACTCCCAAACCCAAACTGGACACTGCATGTCGACGGATCTTCGACTAACAGGGGCGCAGGTGCCTGA